A genomic stretch from Pyrenophora tritici-repentis strain M4 chromosome Unknown M4_contig_00040, whole genome shotgun sequence includes:
- a CDS encoding ComEC, membrane metal-binding protein encodes MLVITPTATTTPVFTAASTNIATAAPTLPILAIHSVLAALAIPAAPAVLAAPALANYAPTISALTALTPAAFTLNAPTPTVTALIAATLNALALTAIALATLAILATTTLLPLLLLLFLLLLLLRLLLLRPALATLTPTALTPPHSAILPITASALATSSISTIPVLLAALAFPAVPAVSTALFCPLPPTPPPPAVTAVSAAATAPLVAALTTLATFAFLAALNIFAINPTASVLAAPDTLTISTVLTLSLVLVTCTALNILITTPTTPAPVAASAPAILAAYNILTSTSYLLQLIYTSGYCYCYCYSPTFAILATLTVLTILAVLTILAVLIILAASAVLTILAVLVVTISLSSLSSLLPLSLQSSLSSLSSLLPLSFLPLLPLLSSLFPLSLQSLQLT; translated from the exons atgctcgttattactcctacggctactactacacctgtgtttactgccgcttctacaaatatcgccactgcggcccctacgcttcctattcttgctatccactccgtccttgctgctctcgccattccagctgctcctgctgtcctcgctgctcctgctctcgctaattacgctcctactatttccgcccttactgctcttactcctgcagcttttactcttaatgcgcctactcctacggttactgctcttattgctgctactcttaatgctctagctctcactgctattgctctcgctactctcgctattcttgctactactact ctcctacccttgctactcctgctattcttactgctcctgctcctacggctcttacttctacgtcctgctcttgctactcttactcctaccgctcttactcctccgcattccgcaatcctccctattactgcttctgctctcgccacttcctctatctctactatccccgtccttcttgctgctctcgctttccccgctgttcccgctgtctctactgctctcttctgccccttacctcctacgcctcctccacctgcggtaactgcggtttcggcggccgctaccgctcctcttgtcgctgctcttactaccctcgctactttcgctttccttgctgctcttaatatcttcgctatcaatcctacggcttctgttctcgctgctcctgatactcttactatctctactgtccttactttgtcccttgtccttgtaacttgcactgctcttaatattcttattactactcctactacccctgcacctgttgccgcttctgcccctgctatccttgctgcttataatatccttacttctacctcttacctcttacagcttatatacacctccggctactgctattgctactgctactctcctactttcgctatcctcgctactcttactgtccttactatcctcgctgttcttactatcctcgctgtcctcattatcctcgctgcttccgctgtccttacaatcctcgctgtcctcgttgtcacaatctcgctgtcctcgttgtcctcgctgcttccgctgtccttacaatcctcgctgtcctcgttgtcctcgctgcttccgctgtcctttctacccttactgcccttactatcctcgctgttcccgctgtccttgcaatcgctacaattaacttaa
- a CDS encoding Atrophin-1 multi-domain protein: MAQFRGMVHGLASESRRLLTEELMFSSKAAPVPAVPWESIRDNPTDERPGWNFLKDHRTNMPVNGERWLFERVGESASIRSRFMKPGTQSGVDRQAIERYMDRVVEFREKLAVLMHITGGQPARGPELLSVRHSNTVQGGHRNIFIEDGMVVFVTRYHKGYKVSGDVKIIHRYLPREVGELVVWYMWLVLPFQQRLEALVWEKEAVSSHMWPADPSGRKWTTDRLREALKRESRIAMGQEWTFAGYREMAIGISRRFLRGSTAFQADEGEENKEWAEEQAGDSIADEQAGHTSHVAGLVYARGIMEQSGAVADRRQQFRASSTDWHRFLGFQAGLDDQRRSSKRKRAPFESEADEARVDRWQRLRKMDARAQLKRMMGEEAKFRGCRRQRSKPSQQARVP, translated from the coding sequence ATGGCGCAGTTCCGCGGCATGGTACATGGGCTGGCTAGCGAGAGCCGGCGATTATTAACAGAGGAGTTAATGTTTAGCAGCAAGGCAGCGCCGGTGCCGGCAGTGCCATGGGAGAGCATACGTGACAACCCAACCGACGAGCGGCCAGGATGGAACTTTTTGAAGGATCATCGCACAAACATGCCCGTCAACGGCGAGAGGTGGTTATTTGAGCGGGTAGGCGAGAGCGCCAGCATCCGGagtcggttcatgaagcccgggacgcagtcaggggtagaccgacaggcaatagagcgatacatggaccgggtggtagaatttcgcgagaagctggcggtgttaatgcatataacgggtgggcagccagcgcgagggccagagctactgagcgtacggcatagcaacacagtgcaaggggggcatcgcaatatattcatcgaggacggcatggtggtgtttgtgacacggtaccacaagggatacaaagtcagcggcgacgtcaagattatccatcgatatttgccgcgcgaggtgggcgagctggtagtgtggtatatgtggctggtgttgccgttccagcagcggctcgaggcgttggtgtgggagaaggaggcagtttcgtcgcatatgtggccagcagaccccagcggccgcaagtggacgaccgatcggctgcgggaggcgttgaagcgcgagagccggatcgcgatgggccaggagtggacgtttgccgggtaccgggagatggcgattggcatcagccggcggtttttgcgtggatcgacagcgttccaggcagatgagggcgaggagaataaggagtgggctgaggagcaggcaggagattcgattgccgacgagcaggcgggccatacgtcgcacgtggcgggactggtatacgcgcgagggatcatggagcagtcaggggccgtggcggataggcggcagcagttccgggcatcgagcacggattggcatagatttttgggcttccaggcaggcttggacgaccagagaagaagcagcaagcggaagagagcgccgtttgagagcgaggcagacgaggcaagggtggatcggtggcagcggctgaggaagatggacgcgagagcgcagctgaagcgcatgatgggcgaggaggccaagttccgggggtgcaggaggcagcgatcaaagccatcacagcaggcgagagtcccgtag